GTGTTCTGGATTTTCTCACTATAATGCGTTTTTTATGGCGAACGAAACCCACCATACCCTCCCATTTTTAGTTTGCATATACCGCGGATGGACCACTGGCCTTCAGAGCCATGGCTTTATGTAAACATTGCCCATATGGAAGTTTCCCGCCagacattgtttactttgcaatTGTTCCGCAGAAATTAGTGGGCAAACTCAAATTTGtaacatttacatattttttccaGGAAAGTGTCATTCTAATGAAGGATGACACTTTGTCCTTCGAAATAAGTTTGAATATGGTACATTTGGTCATCCCTATTTGTATGAATATAATACATAGGATGAATGTGGCAGGCTTGTAGGCCTAGTTAAATATAGTCAAAATGTGTGCATGGTTGGGAGGATGAACTTTAAGGAatccaaaaacaaacaaactaagccggactggtgtgtgtgtgtgtgtgtgtgtgtgtgtgtgtgtgtgtgtgtgtgtgtgtgtgtgtgtgtgtgtgtgtgtgtgtgtgtgtgtgtgtgtgtgtgtgcctcctgcgtgtgtgggggttatgcaaacatacacatagcAGCCGAATGATTGACAGGACTGGTGGTCAATATCTCCTGGAGCACAATCTTAAAAGGAAAAACATCTAAATCAAAAGTTAGAAGTAAATGAGATGTTTTCTTAATATGAGAGAGTAGAGATTGTCACTGAACTGACAGCCACTTAACAGCACCCTATcctgttcctccctccctcacaggATCAGATGTGAACTGATAAAGTTTCACTAATTGAATCAttagcacttttttttttaccaggaCCTGTCTGATATTGTAGGCTCTTTGTTAAGTAAAAGCTTCTTCATAGTCagtgaaaatgtatttgtttcaaACAAAATTGAAGTCTTTTTTTACAAGTCATCAAATCTCAAGCTACAGTGAAAACTAGTGAGAATCATTGAAAACAAGGCTAGTTAAAATATTTTTGATGTTGAAATTACGAAAGACATATAGGCCTTCCCTGAAAATACATCTTCATTCACATGAATTTGATCTTGTTGGATCAAAAGAGTACAGAGGAGGATTGACAAAAACACTGTTAGCGGTTCTAGTTTTGTCATTGACTTACTCATTTTAAGTAAATCGAAACCGAACAGTATAATGCGCATGCGTGTCACAACATTGTTTTGTCAATGAATGGTTGATAAATAAAATAGAGGGAGCCAGCCCCAGTAGGCCTATCACCATTCCAGGAAAGGATGAGGTCGAGAAACCCGACCGATACATGCAAACTGATGGGTCGACTTCTAATGACACGCAGACATAGTGAGCATTATAGAGTAAATAACATTGCGCAATAATATCCCAGCGAGGTGATTGCGGTCTGTTGCCTCCAGGGACCTATTATAGAAGGTTGTCCTCTCTCCGCGTATCCGCGGCCATATTTGACACGTTTCCGTGAATGGAAAGTGGGCGGAGAGTAAATCACAAACAAACTCCCTcttttatttatctatatattgtGCGGTGCGTTATTCTTCGAGTTACCATTATTCAATACTTAATAGAACCGCCTACAGATGGAGGAgctatagtaggcctactagttAACGCAAATAAGTTCGCTCTGCAGAAATACTCGGTTTTCACTATTTGTACATAGTTTGTTTAATATTTCCGAAATGCAAAGAATACAATCTTTCAAATTGGGTTGGCAACTTCTTAATTCAGAAGCAAAGCATATAAGCATTTCACCATCATCTCTTCGAAAGTACAGTCATGTGAGTGCAATCCTATAATTTGAATTGGGTTAATATTAATCGGTCTATTTGCATAATCACTGTTGTAATGATATGGTTGTCTTTGCATAGTCACAGGTTGTATTGTACCTCATTGTATGGTTAGTAGTAGCCGACTCAATACTTTGTTTGTGAGCAACTTGATTACCGCAATGCCGTTGATCATTAATATTCTATTTTGTATTGATGTGTACagcctttaaagttgttgtAAATTGTAGAACTCTATATCGGTGCCTATTATTCTCGATTATCAAACTTCAtaagtaaaaacaaaacaaaaacaggacTAATATTCAAGCCTATGCAAACAATGACATTAAAACTCCAATGGACTTTGCTTGAGCCATGTCTACTTGCACAGACTAAAACGTCTATAAAGAATATGATTGCTCTCCATAGGGTCCTGGTTCCTTTGGTCTCCTCTTTGACATTGATGGGGTGCTAGTGAGGGGCAGAACCCCCATACCTGGAGCCAAGCAGTGCTTCAGGAACCTAGTGGACCGCAAAGGGAGGTACAAGGTGCCAGTGGTGTTTGTCACCAATGCCGGCAACTGTATGAGGCAAACTAAAGCTGAGCAACTGTCTCATCTTCTGGAAGTAGAGGTGATTAACATTAACGTTAGCCTAATTCTCCTTACTGCTGTTCTGCATGTGTCTGACCTCTGCATACACCGCCGTCTCCTCAGGTCTCAGCAGAGCAGGTCATGCTGTCCCACAGTCCTTTGCGAATGTTCACACAGTTCCAcaacatgtgtgtgcttgtgtccgGACAGGGTCCCATAAAAGAAGTGGCGGAGAAGTATCCTTTCCTGTTTCTCTTTATCCAATACAAAAAATACCtacttgtttttttgtattgtatatatttatttttatagtgTTGAACTGTTATTCAGGGATGTGCAACCATTTTCGCGCAAGTAAACTACAACGACCTTGTATGAGTAGTATGTTTGTTTAGTGTTTGATATCACCTGTTGTTTGACTTTAAACAACCAAATTCCAGTTTGGGGTTTCAAAATATCATCACTATAGATATGCTGAGAGACTCATGTCCACTTTTGGATGTTGTGGACCACAATAGAAGGCCCAAAGGCTATGTAAGTATACCGGTTTAAATGACCAATGTGTAGTACTTGTAACTTCCAGACCTTGTCTAAGACTACCTATCTTGCAGGTTCCAAAAGACAAAAGTCTACCTCAAATAGATGGTAGGTCTCTTTATTACAGAGTTGAATTAAAATCCGCTCAGATTTGTCAATGTACCTGTGCATGATGCATGATACCAAATGCATGATATTTTTATGAATCTCTCTTGCCTTCCTCTGTACGTCACACCAGCGGTCATCCTGTTTGGTGAGCCAATCAGATGGGAGACCAACATCCAGCTCATCATCGATGTCCTTCTGACCAATGGGAAGCCGGGAAATGCCCTGGGTCCTCTGCAGTACCCTCACATCCCAGTCCTAGCCTGCAACATGGACCTCCTGTGGATGGCCGAGGCCAAAAACCCCAGGTAAGCTGACCAGAGGACCCACAACTCCAATCTCCACATTCCTCCTACAGCTTAAGCCTAATCAGTTAACTTAGGAATGTGTCTTGTCACATAAGTATTCATCTTGGATCCAGTCAACCGCAAGGGTCAGAGTTACGCCTTGTTTTCGTTTTGGTTACATCGATATTCTCCCAGACAAAACTAATTTGTCCTAATGGATTAAGCTGTCATTTGGGGATTTTAAAACAGTTTTTCTGCATTGGCCCGCCTActggtgttgatttgaaacttTTACAGACACTTCTTAACAGCATTCTTTACTCGAGACAAGAGAAGTGGAAACAAATATGTAGTGAAAGAAATGCCCCCCTCACCCAGAATTGAGTCTGCCATGAGACGTTAGATTAAACATCTAACGTCTGACGTTGAGACTGCACAGACAATCACTGATTACCAAGAGGCCATAAGAGAGGCCGTTTTGCATTGATGCCTCTCTGTTGTTATCGATTTAGGTTTGGCCACGGTATGTTCCTGGTATGCCTGGAAAGCGCATACAAGAAGATAACGGGGTATGACCTGCAGTACGAGGCTCTGATTGGTAAGCCCAGCGTGGTGACGTACAACTACGCTGAGCTGCTGGTCAGAAAGCAGGCAGAGAGTCTGGGCTGGACGGGGCCAGTGGAGACACTCTATGCTATTGGGTAAGCAGAGACGTCCcaccccccccaatcccccgtTTTTAAACTGGAGATAATAGCCTGCTTGACGCACACCTCCCTCAAGTCAATATCGAAATGTACCGTTTACATTCAAGATGGAGGAGTGATACAAAAATCCATTCCGGCCGAGAGATATGAAGTGTCATGAAACGTGTAAACTTAACCTTGCTCGTCCATCAAATATCACCACTCTAAAGGCTCCGGGGAAACCCAATGTGTTTTAAGACACGGGTATCCAACCTTGAGATGTCTGCATTTAGAATCAAGCATTAACGCTCTTATTGCTAAATGACAAAGAACTACATTATTTGTCAATAGTCATTTTTGCGACCATTATGCTTTCCCTTGCTTTGGTAGACATGGTTATCAACAAATATAGCTCTATGGCAAATATGATGTTTTAAGACTAGCTATCAGAATAATTGGGATTAAAGAAAGGCCTGTCTGAGAACCGCCGTTTTCCAACGCCGCAGTTTGAATTtgaatcctcccccccccttcccttcacAGCGACAACCCAATGGCAGACATATACGGTGCCAACCTGTACAACCGATACCTCCAAGCCTGTCAAAGAGCCCGGACACGGCTTCAGGCCCAAGGCCCCGGGAAGGACGGCAGCCGCGAACCGAAGGAAGCGGCGACGTCCGAGGAACCCCCCGCGATGACCTCCAAGGAGCTGGGAGGCGTGTCCGGGATGTACGGGATAGAGGAGCGCCTCCCGGAGAGTTGCCGCTCCGTACTGGTGTGCACGGGCGTGTACAGCCGGGACCAGCAGGAGCTGCCCCCGGACCCGGACTGCACGGTCACGGAGCAGCACGTGTTCCACGGCCACAGGGACTTCCGCTTCGACCCCAGCCTCACACGGCCGTCTTTTCTGGTGCAGGACGTAAGGGAGGCGGTGGAGCTGGTGTTTCAGCAGGAGGGCTGCCCTCTAGAGTGATATCAGGGCGCAGAATCTCTCTATGTCTGGGAGCCAGCCAGGCCGGTCAACCCTCCCTTTTACTGCCAACCTGACCTGTGCCCCCTGGCTGCCGCCCCGAGGCCTTGGGTCTTGCTGTTCTTTTAGATGTTTTATGTAGCACTCATGTTCTGGTGTATGAGCTTCCTCAGGATGGGAAGCCTGGAGCTGTTGATTCGAGTTTAAAGAAGGTGCAATAGCAACAATGGCCTGCAAATCGTCAATATAGGTCAATATAGCTTACCGGTACATGCATTTTCTATTTTGAGAGTCTAAATGTCTATCATGGCAATAAACTTTTCCATTGTTACTTGGACACATCGTCGTACTTCACGtagcattttattttcatttgaatAAATTGTTGATGGATGTCCTTGCAAAGAAGTGTGTCAATGTGAAAAGTTGGAAAATGGTACATTTGGGAAACGACAGCCATGCTCATGTtctttttaatatttaaaatacacggaaaggaaaggaaatgaTCTGATTAAATGAAAGTAATGAAATGAACAGATATATCATAGCAGTGATACTGTTTCCAAAGCCACTCAAGCAACGTGTTCATCTTGATTTCCCTGAACAAGTTTTTCCCCACAAAAGAATACACATCCACATACAGTATGTTCATTTAATGTCAATTATAGCGACAAAAGGACCAAATAAA
This genomic stretch from Gadus chalcogrammus isolate NIFS_2021 chromosome 9, NIFS_Gcha_1.0, whole genome shotgun sequence harbors:
- the hdhd5 gene encoding haloacid dehalogenase-like hydrolase domain-containing 5 — its product is MQRIQSFKLGWQLLNSEAKHISISPSSLRKYSHGPGSFGLLFDIDGVLVRGRTPIPGAKQCFRNLVDRKGRYKVPVVFVTNAGNCMRQTKAEQLSHLLEVEVSAEQVMLSHSPLRMFTQFHNMCVLVSGQGPIKEVAENLGFQNIITIDMLRDSCPLLDVVDHNRRPKGYVPKDKSLPQIDAVILFGEPIRWETNIQLIIDVLLTNGKPGNALGPLQYPHIPVLACNMDLLWMAEAKNPRFGHGMFLVCLESAYKKITGYDLQYEALIGKPSVVTYNYAELLVRKQAESLGWTGPVETLYAIGDNPMADIYGANLYNRYLQACQRARTRLQAQGPGKDGSREPKEAATSEEPPAMTSKELGGVSGMYGIEERLPESCRSVLVCTGVYSRDQQELPPDPDCTVTEQHVFHGHRDFRFDPSLTRPSFLVQDVREAVELVFQQEGCPLE